In Dioscorea cayenensis subsp. rotundata cultivar TDr96_F1 chromosome 9, TDr96_F1_v2_PseudoChromosome.rev07_lg8_w22 25.fasta, whole genome shotgun sequence, a genomic segment contains:
- the LOC120269104 gene encoding probable WRKY transcription factor 4 translates to MSSLSQSISALDSNASDQLASKKMKRIHHEYTTSTVKRRRSVNDSTAVVTTTPFCDGYQWQKYGEKDIKNSEFRRTYYKCINEECKARKKVQQQDKYEPSNFIVIYDMQHTCNNVVQETNQNLFTIDSSPSTSTLNFGPILESSYLMMNNQQEQTLSATSDQLQIKKTENHDNISVAKAVQGDESIVDNMEIFSPLTSLLDLNENENENIWELFNLTDDEFASSPLDLNENENIWELFNLMDDELASSPDDGFPF, encoded by the exons ATGAGTTCACTCTCACAGTCTATCTCTGCTCTTGATTCTAATGCCTCTGATCAACTTGCttcaaagaagatgaaaaggatCCACCATGAATATACTACATCTACTGTTAAGAGAAg GAGATCAGTTAATGATTCAACTGCAGTTGTTACAACTACGCCATTCTGTGATGGGTATCAGTGGCAGAAGTATGGAGAGAAGGATATCAAGAACTCTGAATTTCGAAG AACATACTACAAGTGCATAAATGAAGAATGCAAAGCAAGGAAAAAAGTGCAACAACAAGATAAGTATGAGCCTTCGAATTTCATAGTCATATATGACATGCAACACACATGCAATAATGTTGTCCAGGAAACCAACCAAAACTTGTTCACAATTGATTCTTCACCTTCAACTTCAACTCTAAATTTTGGTCCCATTTTAGAATCAAGCTATTTGATGATGAACAATCAACAAGAGCAAACATTATCTGCAACCTCTGATCAGCTCCAAATTAAAAAGACAGAGAACCATGATAATATTAGTGTTGCAAAAGCAGTACAGGGTGATGAAAGTATTGTAGACAACATGGAGATATTCTCACCTTTGACGTCTCTTTTAGATttgaatgagaatgagaatgagaatatTTGGGAGCTTTTCAACCTCACAGATGATGAGTTTGCTTCGTCTCCTTTAGATttgaatgagaatgagaatatTTGGGAGCTTTTCAACCTCATGGATGATGAGCTTGCTTCATCTCCTGATGATGGCTTTcccttttga